In Ignavibacteriota bacterium, the following proteins share a genomic window:
- a CDS encoding T9SS type A sorting domain-containing protein, which yields MSTGPFTFANGDTQQVVVACLASQGTDRLASITALRSDVRTVQSFHRNLSFGRRMPAVTGTVARDTAQAAVTFHCDARQGPLVAAAIELTTAAGWTVATVALADDGLHDDGTAGDGIWAGTAQVPVQHTGMKAGALLTYRGGETIALGNVLDHITTVPISVLSFGVASDNINSDGIANPGENVRYIFSLRNDAPLAMPNLVATSAPFTGSGKYTIPALPAHGRFEPQYDATVPGSYFVFDVPSGYQDSTMRMAVVVTDDSANVWRDTLVFPVRPLPGPVSTSPLRQISGKASGSFVIRIADPSLVKDHLYVLRAVDSADVIGSYSLKDSTTGVVLVDAHAPPDALGHESPVVDGFKVLRGTIGTSPGMRSWAVPQGTLRFSPVGGFRGIGLEGFSNALFPDAHDPQRGTIGAAMHVTLGGIGTMLTVADCHTVLLKLAAVDNNALWDPRAVPADTNMSRGYRFLRDVSPTSSPAKPEFAPWIINWASGYPYQDYNFSVPFSAWDMETDPPTRLAVGHLENNLNIGRLDGRYWPGPPTTDNSGARELAFIFRSPYTDTPDPALAVNLSNNATTPLMWVMTCARSAGDVWPGTDQFMIIAHHFPSSEDAWVFNPSVVVGVQQAEQPSRFALLQNYPNPFNPVTTIRHELPAQSEVTITVYDVLGRAVRHLVRGVQPAGSHAVLWHADTDAGGSVASGVYFYRCTVEQSDRGGKFDQTMKMIVLR from the coding sequence ATGAGCACTGGCCCGTTCACGTTCGCCAACGGCGACACGCAACAGGTGGTCGTTGCCTGCCTCGCGTCGCAGGGGACCGATCGCCTCGCGAGCATCACGGCATTGCGGTCTGATGTCCGCACGGTGCAGAGCTTCCACAGGAACCTCTCCTTCGGGCGCCGCATGCCGGCGGTGACCGGTACCGTGGCGCGCGATACCGCACAGGCAGCGGTCACATTCCACTGCGATGCGCGCCAGGGGCCTCTCGTTGCCGCAGCCATCGAACTCACGACCGCTGCGGGTTGGACTGTTGCTACGGTCGCCCTCGCGGATGATGGGTTGCACGATGACGGCACCGCGGGTGATGGCATCTGGGCGGGGACGGCGCAGGTGCCCGTTCAGCACACAGGCATGAAGGCCGGGGCGCTGCTCACGTATCGCGGTGGTGAAACCATCGCCCTGGGCAACGTCCTCGACCATATCACCACCGTGCCGATCTCGGTCCTTTCCTTCGGCGTCGCCTCCGACAATATCAACAGCGACGGCATCGCGAACCCCGGCGAGAACGTGCGCTACATCTTTTCGCTGAGGAACGATGCACCGCTGGCAATGCCGAACCTGGTTGCCACATCGGCTCCGTTCACGGGGAGCGGGAAGTACACCATTCCGGCGCTTCCCGCCCATGGACGATTCGAGCCGCAGTACGACGCCACTGTTCCGGGAAGCTACTTCGTGTTCGATGTACCCAGCGGTTATCAGGATTCGACGATGCGCATGGCGGTGGTGGTAACGGACGACAGTGCGAACGTCTGGCGGGATACGCTCGTCTTTCCCGTGCGGCCGTTGCCGGGTCCGGTGTCCACCTCACCGCTCCGGCAGATCAGCGGGAAGGCATCAGGATCGTTCGTCATCCGGATCGCCGACCCGTCGCTCGTGAAGGATCATCTCTATGTCCTCCGTGCCGTTGACAGCGCCGATGTGATCGGCAGTTACTCGCTGAAGGACTCAACGACCGGAGTGGTGCTCGTTGATGCCCATGCTCCGCCTGACGCGCTCGGGCATGAGAGTCCGGTGGTGGATGGCTTCAAGGTGCTCCGGGGAACGATCGGTACGAGCCCCGGCATGAGATCGTGGGCGGTGCCGCAGGGGACACTCAGATTCTCTCCGGTGGGTGGGTTCCGGGGGATCGGGTTGGAGGGATTCAGCAATGCTCTGTTCCCTGATGCCCATGATCCGCAGCGTGGCACGATCGGAGCTGCGATGCACGTCACCCTCGGGGGGATCGGGACGATGCTCACGGTGGCGGACTGCCACACCGTGCTGCTCAAACTCGCCGCGGTGGACAACAATGCTTTGTGGGATCCCCGGGCCGTTCCTGCAGACACGAACATGTCGCGCGGCTACCGCTTTCTGCGCGACGTTAGCCCAACGAGCTCCCCCGCGAAGCCGGAATTCGCGCCGTGGATCATCAACTGGGCAAGCGGCTATCCGTATCAGGACTACAATTTCAGCGTTCCGTTCTCGGCATGGGACATGGAGACGGATCCCCCGACGCGGCTTGCCGTCGGGCACCTGGAGAACAATCTGAACATCGGGCGTCTCGACGGTCGGTACTGGCCCGGTCCTCCCACGACCGACAACAGTGGGGCACGTGAACTGGCGTTCATTTTCAGGTCGCCATACACGGACACGCCGGATCCCGCGCTCGCCGTGAACCTGTCCAACAATGCCACCACGCCACTCATGTGGGTGATGACCTGTGCCCGCAGTGCAGGGGATGTGTGGCCGGGGACGGACCAGTTCATGATCATCGCGCATCATTTCCCATCGTCAGAGGACGCCTGGGTGTTCAATCCGTCGGTCGTGGTGGGTGTGCAGCAGGCGGAACAACCTTCGCGGTTTGCGTTGCTGCAGAACTATCCGAACCCGTTCAATCCTGTGACGACGATACGGCATGAGCTTCCGGCGCAGAGCGAAGTGACGATCACGGTGTATGATGTGCTCGGACGTGCGGTGCGGCATCTGGTACGCGGGGTGCAGCCCGCCGGATCGCACGCTGTGTTGTGGCATGCGGACACCGACGCGGGCGGCAGTGTTGCGAGCGGCGTGTACTTCTACCGGTGCACGGTCGAGCAGTCGGATCGTGGCGGAAAGTTCGATCAGACGATGAAGATGATCGTTCTCAGATGA